The DNA sequence AGACGAGCATATAATAAAATTATGGTACTATAATTTATATTCTCATTTTGGACGACAACTGTCATGATTTAAggtgtaagggatgaaatcaaaacttgactgcCGAGTTGATCGCCGGctccgtccggtttctattgctctaaacaatggaaaccggacggaaccggtggTTAATCGCCGGTCGAGTTGTGATTTCATCCCTAATGGTTATAAAACATAAATGTCATAGttagtaatgtcaaataaaaaggaatgttCTTGTATTAAAAATGCAGAGTAACTCATCAAAAAACGTTTtcgaaaacattctaacataatgttataagtgttgacaaatttttgttcaaatgtttgccaaaaacatcTTGCAATGCCAAtagttaaaaacattttaaagataGCATTTTCATATgaatcgttttaaaaacgttctCATGCCATTCATGTAACCCGCCATTtggatgttattaaaacggtttATCTAAACGTATAACACGTTAGAACacttaaaaaaacccattttggtAAATGTTTTAAGGTGTAACGATTACAAATAAAACAGAACTGTcataggcctagttagtaatttcaaataaaaaagaatgcaCTTGCATTTTAAAAGAGCAGGGCAAGttaacaattttgttttgaacattTAACTTTCTAGAGCCCGAATATAATAATCTTCTCAGAGAATTAATGTGATATATGAAACttgttttgaaaaataacatcAGAACGGAACGTTTTGATTCAAATTTACTATGTGTGCGTATGTTTGTTAgaagtttgtttattttgtttgtttgtataccTTGAGTTCCATCGTCATTTCGTGTTGTAGTCGGCGCAGGCGATGTAGTGACTGGTATAAATATCGTAAAAACGGAAGCAGTGGTTGGTTTCCGTGTCGTCACACTAGATCCAGGACCTTCACGTGACAAGATAAAACAGGGGGCAACAGATACTAGTAAACTATAATAAACAAATTTTATGTGCATTTTCATTGACTAATTAGAGAAAAATGCGTTTGGGTGTCAAAAAAGTTTCTAAACACCAGTTGTATATGCATATAGAAATTTTAGGAGAGGGGCAGAACCAGGGGGAGAAATATTTTACAATCCTGGCAAGCGGCAGAGCTGGCAGAACACCAGTATGGCCAAATCAGACCCCAGAAGATTCAGGTTGCTTGTCAAACGAACTCTTATTGAGGTTTCCTTTTTCGTTATTGCTAGCATGTATTAGTGACTCTTCCTAAAGCTATACCAGCTGCTCTTGCTATTTCTAAATTTTTAGGAATTTTGTTAATGTTCAAGTATGAGAGTTCCACTTGGAGTACCCATTTTTCCACAGAATGATTCTGTTAAAAACAATTTCTCTTACTTAAAGTCTGACAGAATTGTCCATGCCATTGTCCTTTGCACATACAGTAAAACTGCGATAGGTCCTTACTAGAGAAGCAGTCTCCTCCGTGTAAACATGGGTTGGAATCACACGGAACTGGCAATGAGGAAATAAACAGACATTAACGatattaaaacatacaaataatgTATTATGAATCAATTTTATCTCTATAGCGGTACAAAAGTAAATTTTACGACCCCACTTTTCACAGAAAAtacccaattttgtcaaaattggtcGTCTTTGTGGGGAAAATTGCCAAATGTACCCAATTCATGTCATGTGATATGGGCGCGATTGTGTCTGCTGAAACCTATCGAAAACGGTTTATAACAGACTTACACCTATaccaaaatggctaaaaatgtATTTCAATACCGTTGTACATACCCGTATACACCATCAAATAGGGAGACCCTCCCCCCGCcgacttaaagacccattcagtgatcccagcccaagtgtaaaaaaattaaaattgtttataaattgcttacaagtgaaggataagtcattcaaattgtcatttggtatttttgaaatgacaaatttggcaaaaagcgaagaaaacagcagatattgacgaagttgaagccccattcaaatacatgtaccgtagctaatttagatcctgccagtatctaaattacagattcgtgtaaaatgtcttattttgtcttaaatacacggctttcggctgaaccactcgcagcccagcaaacacaaaacgttttcgacatcattcgcaaaaggttagaaaaggttgtcagaaaacgtttaaatgtcgggttatataaagggtatattaagagtataaaacgttttcataaccttaaataacatttttgataatctactgctcagcaaacaaaatgttttacaaaaacgtttttaaaaaatgtcggattatataaagggtataaaaacgttttaataacattccaaatacattcttgaaaacatgatacaaaacattctaaacagaatgttattttggggttgaaaaatattttgcgaaaaatgtttgcccaaaatattttcaataacgttttaaaaacgttttcatgacctttatataacctgacatttaaatgttattaaacgattttgaaaaaaacattttaagaacatttctgtgtttgctgggttcaaatattttaacataatgttatttaagtattgacacaatatttggcaaaatgtttgcaaaaatagtttacaataacattttttgaaaacattttaaaatattgttgtagtgtgttttcatacaaaacgttttaaaacgttatcatgacctttatataatccgacatttaaatgttattaaaacgtttttacctaaaccaaaaaccaaaatataacttatttaaaacgtttttaaaacgtttttgtgtttgctgggaggctatgttagcacaagtgacaatgacaaaggtaccaaaatctgaagtttgatgatttttatgatcgtccggatgagcaaatcactgaatgggcctttaactgtgATTCTGTGTTCATACACATTTAATTCTTATTTTCATAATCATATTTACGATATGTCCGCCATTTATTGGAAACTGCAATCGCCTTTTCATGCACCTGCCGTGCTCCAGTTGTCGTAAtactgttgctatcttcagtagatagcaagcgcGTGTACACTCTTAGAGGTAATGTGTCTGCAACCAGTATTGCTGTGGTTTGGACCGATTTTCTCTTAGCATTTGGGGGTCGACCCCACCCACACCCACTTTATAATATTCTGTCATGGTTATTACCAAATTGGCAATCATTTGATCCGTCTGGGCATGCGCAAATATAATGCTCCAAATCTTGGCTGACGAAACACGAAGCGTCTGGTGAGACGCATGGGTTAGAGTCGCAGGGGGCTATTgaaaaaggataaaaatttgtTATGATAAAGTTATTATATCAGTTCATATCATGATTTAATTAAAAAGTAACAGATAAAGAGACATGTACATGACTCAGTTTGtaccaaaaataaacaaaaaacatcatgacATGCTTTCATTAAtcttctttatttatttgttgttttttgagaATAACGGGATGATCCCGAATGGAAGTCTTTCATAAATGGTGGTCCCCGGTAGCGGAGTCATGTCTGGAGTCATGCGTCCTTGCCTAAGTTGATGAACGGATCCACCCAATTTGATATGTGGTTATTAATTTGGTTTCCTATATAAAATACTTATCACTTTATTTCTAACGCATTCTTtgaattaaacatttaaaataatgaTCAACTAAGACTTACACGGCTGATTTGTTGTTCCTAAACCTTGTGCAGATACCAATGGTGTCCATAGTAAAACAAACCAAGCAATCATATACCACGACTGAGCAGAAACATGTTTGAATACTAAAACCAAATCAAATTTATGGACATCAAAAACTTGATTCATGGCTCTGTGAATTTCATCGAGAGTATCGTCATCGACATAACATCGGAATTATACTGGCTGACAAGTCAACATCAGAAATACTCGCTGACACATTCAACTGCATATTCAAAAGAAAAGCTACATTCTTAAAAATTAAACAACTGCAACAACATAGACTTCAAGCTACCCCTAACTTCATTTTGGCCATGCCTTCGTTTCTTCCACACTTTTTTTGTGATTGAAATATAAGTACATTTTTATTTCTAAATACAATCTTCTAATTATGATAATTTTGATTGCGTAATCATTTGTATGGTTTGATGTCTGCAAAAATAAAACTCGTCACtccttaaaataattaattttattgattttgactaTATTGCGCATTGCATTGATAAACAGATGGGGGAAAATAAACAAGAGCGTATAAGcgtaaaatcattttgaaatttgaaggaaaaagtatatttaaatttcattttcacattgaacatatttttacattataaaacaTAAATTCTATTTGGATCGACATCATTACgaacaaatattttaaattattattatttattatcatgattatctgttatttttaaataaaacaacaacaacaacaacaaaaacaaacactcCATTGCACGAAATAGCAAATATGTTCAAAACGGCTATTTATATATTTCAAGTTCATCCTTAGATGAATGTACAAACGATGTCAGTCTGCCATTATGTAATTATCTCATCCTTGGTTCGTTGCCATGGTATCCATTTGAATTGAGTTTCCATAGTAACACGTATTCTGACCTTCACaattaaaaattttatttttacatgttatTCTTGTTCTCCCTAGATGAAGTGTGTATATCTGCACTTATattatatcatattttattttttaaataatgtaaCTGGAAGATTTGTATTTGGCAAATGTTGAAATACATTACTTAGTTTTCAAATGTGTGTATTAATTTCCTATTTTATAATTCTTAATAtgttttaaatctttaaatgtttaataatttgtAAAATGTGTATTTAATCGAAGCAATGGTGACATTTCCTGCTATATAAATTCTAATATTATGAAACAAACAATATTGCCACAACGTGATTCACTGGAGCATGATTATCAACCATTACTCATTTCATGTTATTTACACACAAAACAGTTTAATTCTCACAAATATTCACGTAAAAATACATATAAATTAAACCTACCTTGTATTTATCTTGATATGTCTACAATAGCAAACTAGTGTGAACAAATTTCTCCTTCATAATGACGAATTTTCAGATACTGAGTTATATGCGTCAGAGCAAAATATTCCGTGTACGTTTACAAAAATATGAACTTGTAAAACGAGCATTTCTTTCCGCGTGGAGAAAACATTGCGTGTCTTTTCCCGAATATCAACTAAGACTTTCATTAGAAAAGAAAACTGGTGGTGGTCACTGACCACATTCTTGCCGATTTCTATTAAATTGACGTCTGAGAAAAGACTTACTGCTTATCATGCTTGGTAAGTGATCTCTATTATATATTTGCAAT is a window from the Amphiura filiformis chromosome 12, Afil_fr2py, whole genome shotgun sequence genome containing:
- the LOC140165677 gene encoding uncharacterized protein isoform X3, with the translated sequence MNQVFDVHKFDLVLVFKHVSAQSWYMIAWFVLLWTPLVSAQGLGTTNQPSPCDSNPCVSPDASCFVSQDLEHYICACPDGSNDCQFVPCDSNPCLHGGDCFSSKDLSQFYCMCKGQWHGQFCQTLSPGSSVTTRKPTTASVFTIFIPVTTSPAPTTTRNDDGTQDPHTLTQTNDRSTHSVEQTTFKGPIKKEEWTLFGLTKIDLLSIVLPVVIGIPSAILAIVKIYFKCKHRGREPGNDNDDDDD
- the LOC140165677 gene encoding uncharacterized protein isoform X1, coding for MNQVFDVHKFDLVLVFKHVSAQSWYMIAWFVLLWTPLVSAQGLGTTNQPSPCDSNPCVSPDASCFVSQDLEHYICACPDGSNDCQFVPCDSNPCLHGGDCFSSKDLSQFYCMCKGQWHGQFCQTLSPGSSVTTRKPTTASVFTIFIPVTTSPAPTTTRNDDGTQDPHTLTQTNDRSTHSVEQTTFKGPIKKEEWTLFGLTKIDLLSIVLPVVIGIPSAILAIVKIYFKCKHRGREPGNDNDDDGRRGSTTAIFWKTEKKNSTTEKKQKTSRSLSLPSCNKVEDVSNVSLQVYR